Genomic DNA from Acidobacteriota bacterium:
GCGCCGCTTCGTGCAGGGACTGGTCAGCCTCTACGGGGAATGGGTGGGACGGCTGCATTCCCGCCTCGACATCGAGGAAGCGGAGGATTGGTCGGGCCTGGTGCAGGGCCTCTCCCTGAGTTCCCTGCCGGTGGTCCACTCAGAGCCCGCGCTGGGCTACCGCTGGGAAAGCCCCTCGGGGCGGACGCTGGCTTACTCAGGAGACACCGAACCCTGCCACAACCTGGTGCGGCTCTGCAGCCAAGCCGACGTGGCCTTGCTGGAAGCCTCCTACCCGCGTCATCTGGAGGCGCCGGGCCATTTGACCGGATACAGCGCCGGCCGAGCCGCCGCCCAAGCCGGCGTCAAGCGCCTGCTGCTGTGCCACCGCTATCCGGTCTGCGACCAATACGATCTGCTGCAAGAGGTCCGTGAGGCAGGCTTTGAGGGAGAATGCGAGTTAGCCGCCGACGGCCAACGCTTGAACTTGTTGGCCACCTAGCCATAGCCAGCCCGGTGGAAGCTGCATCCCCGCGGCCTTCCAGATGTCTCCAGCC
This window encodes:
- a CDS encoding MBL fold metallo-hydrolase, which gives rise to MNVTILGSGTAIPHPRRASPGFVIEHEGLVLVDPSSGSLHRLARSGLDFRHIRSVIFSHYHPDHTGDLLPLLFACYIDQDAPQRLLLLGPPGLRRFVQGLVSLYGEWVGRLHSRLDIEEAEDWSGLVQGLSLSSLPVVHSEPALGYRWESPSGRTLAYSGDTEPCHNLVRLCSQADVALLEASYPRHLEAPGHLTGYSAGRAAAQAGVKRLLLCHRYPVCDQYDLLQEVREAGFEGECELAADGQRLNLLAT